In the genome of Thermus antranikianii DSM 12462, the window GAAAAAGGGGCGGTTTTCCCCTTTCAGGGCCAGCTCGTGGAACAGGTTGACCAGAACCAGGGTTTCCATGGTCACGGGCAGAGACCTTTCACCGCCAGGTAAAGGCGGCTGCATAAGGAGCCTTGCCGGGCGGCTTCCCTAAGCTCCTCGGGCCGGCCAAAGCGGTAGGCCCGGTAGTAGGTCTTGCCGGGCTTGGGCTCGGGAAGCTCAGGCCTGGCGAGAAGCCTGGCCTCCACCACCCAAAGCTCCAGGGTGTACGCGGTCCGCTCCTCCACCCCGAAGGCCACGGGCCGGAGGACCTCCACCCCGGCTCCCAGCTTCTCCCGGCCTACCCTTAGGGCCCCATCCTCCGGGCCTTCTCCATCCCCAAGGCTCACCGCCGGCAGGCCCCAGGCCCCGGCGAACTCGGGGTCCTCCTCGGGCCGCTTCACCAAGAGAAGCCCTTCCTCGCTCCAGGCGGCCAGGGCCACCGCGCGCTTAAGGGGCTTGGCCGTCTGCACCCAACCAGCCTAGCAAAACCCTAGCCCAGGCGCAAATCAGTGTACTCGGCCACGACATTTGAGACACCTTAGGGAACCGACCCCTCCCGTATCTTAGCCAAGAA includes:
- a CDS encoding NUDIX hydrolase, with translation MQTAKPLKRAVALAAWSEEGLLLVKRPEEDPEFAGAWGLPAVSLGDGEGPEDGALRVGREKLGAGVEVLRPVAFGVEERTAYTLELWVVEARLLARPELPEPKPGKTYYRAYRFGRPEELREAARQGSLCSRLYLAVKGLCP